Proteins from one Candida orthopsilosis Co 90-125, chromosome 2 draft sequence genomic window:
- a CDS encoding Ppx1 protein (S. cerevisiae homolog PPX1 has activity, has in polyphosphate catabolic process and localizes to cytoplasm) encodes MSVRSYLVSLKQALNQRVLKTPYRIVTGNQSADMDSVVSAITFAYLTYSLKTPDQFIIPLIDIPKTDFALRRDINMLLQNHGISEDLLYFVEDFSEFLDESTSVHLSLVDHNGLQGVEINKGFDAGLINVEAIIDHHADEGMFENADPRIIRTCGSNSTLVFHYFHDLTSCDEKFWKSNKDVIELLIAPLLIDTTNMTQKVEDPDVKAMDFYKTILADNTVNFTTQSSYDNFYKTLKTAKKDISGFSFADILRKDYKQFKFLHEDRVGFSSISKPLSWIASKYSVDDIKEDLANTLKMNQIELLVITASFTQKETGIYTREFCYYYQGQNEKYAELYKLVWQQLELSTDLYKIEIISSLTNAVNDRESHLKIYNQKRVTATRKQVVPVVKEVLER; translated from the coding sequence ATGTCAGTTAGGTCATACTTGGTGAGCTTGAAGCAGGCATTGAACCAGAGGGTACTTAAGACCCCTTACCGTATTGTTACAGGTAATCAATCGGCAGATATGGACTCTGTTGTATCAGCCATAACTTTCGCATACTTGACATATTCGCTAAAAACACCAGACCAGTTTATAATTCCATTGATCGATATTCCCAAAACTGACTTTGCTTTGAGAAGAGACATTAACATGCTTTTGCAAAACCATGGTATTTCTGAGGACCTTTTatactttgttgaagatttcaGTGAATTTTTGGACGAAAGCACTTCAGTTCATTTATCTTTAGTTGATCACAACGGATTACAAGGGGTTGAGATTAACAAAGGGTTTGATGCAGGACTCATAAATGTGGAAGCTATCATAGACCACCATGCAGATGAAGGAATGTTTGAAAATGCTGATCCTAGAATTATTAGAACATGTGGTTCAAACTCGACGTTAGTATTTCACTACTTCCACGATTTAACGTCATGTGATGAgaagttttggaaaagcaACAAGGATgtgattgaattgttgatagCCCCATTGTTAATCGATACTACCAACATGACACAGAAGGTTGAAGATCCTGATGTCAAAGCAATGGATTTTTACAAGACAATCTTAGCGGACAACACAGTTAATTTTACAACACAATCAAGCTATGACAATTTCTACAAGACATTGAAAACAGCAAAGAAGGATATCAGCGGATTCAGTTTCGCAGATATTTTGCGAAAAGATtacaaacaattcaaatttctcCATGAGGACAGAGTTGGCTTTAGCTCCATCAGCAAGCCTTTGCTGTGGATTGCAAGCAAATATTCCGTTGATGATATCAAAGAGGATCTTGCCAATAcgttgaagatgaatcaGATTGAATTATTGGTCATTACTGCATCTTTCACTCAGAAGGAAACTGGCATTTATACCAGAGAGTTTTGCTACTACTACCAAGGACAAAACGAAAAATATGCAGAATTGTATAAATTGGTTTGGCAACAGCTTGAGTTGAGCACAGACTTGTACAAGATCGAGATTATCAGCTCCTTAACAAATGCTGTTAACGATAGGGAGTCCCACTTAAAGATATATAACCAAAAGAGGGTGACGGCTACACGGAAGCAGGTAGTCCCGGTCGTGAAAGAGGTGTTGGAAAGGTGA
- a CDS encoding Pho86 endoplasmic reticulum protein: MVAQKDIDLNTPLDAQRPSTLIKSPLTPELAKAAVTLHGDRYKQSQANLSRSIIWHPYFVALYSLIFPSVLAYYLWDYISISDNLVELYIIASRNKKDFIFHVLMAAPTITGIFGIFGFMAYILADEVGTITDRYVAQKYCDFTFGFDVKEFAQDPKTPLLKNGKNSELVIYRDQPIAIATLKPDWEQSTPENFIVNITGIHVRKVFNQVGFDQLLIEWAVLRSRELYQEYLIRNSSKVKNGTVFVVTDAYSFDKHQEKTLLDCGFKLLSSSFELNPFNPSLKSYQKVLHKLLDIRRDTFGLLLTTERDDVELLKESDLLEKEQLRKRH; this comes from the coding sequence ATGGTGGCGCAAAAAGATATTGACTTGAATACACCCTTGGACGCACAACGCCCTTCGACATTGATCAAGTCGCCATTGACTCCTGAATTGGCTAAAGCGGCAGTTACCTTGCACGGGGATCGATACAAACAATCGCAAGCTAATCTTAGTCGTTCAATCATATGGCATCCTTATTTTGTTGCATTGTATTCATTGATTTTCCCATCCGTTTTGGCTTACTACTTATGGGATTACATTTCAATTAGTGAcaatttggttgaattaTATATAATTGCATCCAGAAACAAGAAggatttcatttttcatGTACTTATGGCAGCACCTACAATTACTGGTATTTTTGGTATATTTGGATTTATGGCATATATATTGGCAGATGAAGTTGGTACCATCACTGATCGTTATGTTGCCCAGAAATACTGTGATTTCACTTTTGGGTTTGACGTCAAGGAATTTGCCCAGGATCCAAAAACACCGCTTTTAAAGAATGGAAAGAATTCAGAATTGGTAATCTACAGAGATCAACCAATTGCTATAGCTACACTTAAACCAGATTGGGAACAATCGACTCCAGAAAACTTCATTGTCAATATCACTGGTATTCACGTTAGAAAAGTCTTCAATCAGGTTGGATTTGATCAGTTATTAATTGAATGGGCAGTTTTAAGATCAAGAGAATTGTATCAGGAGTACTTGATCCGGAATAGTTCTAAAGTTAAAAATGGAACTGTATTTGTTGTCACAGACGCTTATTCATTCGACAAACATCAAGAAAAGACTTTGTTAGACTGTGGATTCAAATTACTTAgttcatcatttgaattgaatccATTCAACCCTTCTTTGAAATCGTATCAAAAGGTTTTGCACAAATTGCTCGATATCAGAAGAGATACTTTTGGACTTTTGTTGACCACTGAGAGAGATGACGTAGAATTGCTCAAAGAAAGTGACTTACTTGAGAAAGAGCAACTTAGAAAAAGACATTGA
- a CDS encoding Cue3 protein (S. cerevisiae homolog CUE3 has ubiquitin binding and localizes to cytoplasm), giving the protein MTETESIYIPIPHFPPFKLRSSMIDKDPVIWAHLLEAYIKLIQLLLDPQSPKLSVKSQQQLQLFLKVYLQETSIEGERIFSLGTINPDIKRNTETLRLYVFQLIKNFSFVKLNMTGEMIWNFVRIYSEKNAQTVRSLADGSFKSKFNDNKKSGNISSIQVLQKHLEKLISEGKFSSNDMNCFTILLGQHVSRTTYLMGSSKTVNKSQNNGLQFADSFVSSQWIEFLNIAYADGRSPNAEVVKNVMILSVISLSAPKLAKLASELGISSVDTLNVAPLFGAVITSDALKDLIPKLEERLPFLKFINKDLDNEDEDEDYEENMEGISLLVDLFPTLTEKKAKAILREYNGDVEFVTNLLLENPHRISSIEEHQATPEIKPDENAKLDIQKRSIYDDDDISKGDFSKASIIFGKRKEKDPGAANDDLKKKTLSAALRLMYESDEDEPDDTYDNQEKTTGAELEVDVKNKKKGAKIAPIAEEMKPAFSPVDQTERYLFSLFKKDGADIFAKISRKSSHRQQMKKSTNWSDEQIEGWLRMLLKSPRRYKILEEDFFYGGGNPNRPQKVEQARDEGEKVPFLKTPTPSSKQQSKEQVKRTQARDEKNKSSKSNHNRKSRHDKKSNLQLAGMK; this is encoded by the coding sequence ATGACTGAAACAGAATCTATATATATTCCAATACCGCATTTCCCTCCATTCAAGCTCCGGTCGTCGATGATCGACAAAGACCCTGTTATTTGGGCTCATTTGTTAGAAGCTTAcatcaaattgatacaaCTCTTGCTTGACCCTCAATCACCGAAATTAAGTGTAAAATCTCAGcaacaattacaattaTTTTTGAAGGTGTATTTACAAGAAACAAGTATAGAGGGCGAaagaattttttcattggGCACTATCAATCCAGATATTAAACGAAACACTGAAACTTTACGATTATACGTGTTTCAATTAATCAAGAATTTTAGCTTTGTAAAGTTGAACATGACTGGAGaaatgatttggaattttgtTCGAATTTATTCAGAAAAGAACGCACAAACTGTGAGAAGTCTAGCCGATGGATCTTTCAAGTCAAAATTTAACGATAACAAAAAGTCTGGTAATATTTCATCGATTCAAGTTTTACAGAAACACcttgaaaagttgatttcaGAAGGAAAGTTTTCGTCAAATGATATGAATTGCTTTACAATATTACTAGGACAACATGTTTCCAGAACAACGTACTTAATGGGGTCAAGCAAAACGGTAAATAAAAGTCAAAATAATGGCTTACAATTCGCCGATAGTTTTGTTTCATCACAATGGATagaatttttgaatattgcTTATGCTGACGGGCGTAGCCCGAATGCTGAAGTGGTTAAAAATGTGATGATTCTTTCTGTGATATCCTTGTCGGCCCCCAAATTGGCAAAGTTGGCCTCAGAGTTGGGAATCTCATCGGTTGATACGTTGAACGTTGCACCGTTATTTGGTGCGGTTATTACATCGGATGCATTGAAGGATTTGATACCAAAATTGGAGGAGAGGTTACCATTTCTCAAGTTTATCAACAAGGATTTAGATAATGAAGACGAAGATGAGGATTATGAAGAAAACATGGAGGGGATCTCTCTCTTGGTGGATTTGTTTCCCACATTGACAGAGAAAAAAGCAAAGGCAATTTTGAGAGAATATAACGGAGACGTCGAATTTGTGACCAACTTGCTTTTGGAGAATCCACACCGCATAAGCTCAATTGAGGAACACCAGGCGACACCTGAAATCAAACCTGACGAGAATGCGAAGCTTGATATACAAAAAAGGTCAATAtacgatgatgatgatatttcAAAGGGCGATTTTTCCAAAGCCTCTAttatttttggaaaaagaaaggaaaaggaTCCCGGAGCAGCAAACGATGatttaaaaaagaaaactttGAGTGCTGCTTTGAGATTGATGTACGAAAgcgatgaagatgaaccCGATGACACATACGATAACCAAGAGAAGACCACAGGTGCAGAATTAGAGGTTGATGtgaaaaacaagaagaagggAGCAAAGATAGCACCAATTGCAGAGGAAATGAAACCTGCATTCTCGCCAGTCGATCAAACGGAGCGCTACCTCTTCAGCTTGTTTAAAAAAGATGGAGCCGACATATTTgccaaaatttcaagaaagTCTAGTCATCGTCagcaaatgaaaaaaagtACAAATTGGTCGGATGAACAAATCGAGGGATGGTTGCGCATGCTTCTCAAATCTCCTCGGAGGTACAAGATACTAGAGGAAGACTTTTTCTATGGTGGGGGAAATCCAAATAGACCACAAAAGGTAGAACAGGCAAGAGATGAAGGGGAGAAAGTCCCTTTCTTGAAGACACCAACTCCGAGTAGCAAACAACAATCCAAAGAACAAGTCAAACGTACACAAGCAAGGGACGAAAAGAACAAATCTAGCAAGTCAAATCACAATCGAAAATCTCGACATGATAAGAAGTCCAATTTGCAACTTGCTGGTATGAAGTAA
- a CDS encoding Prs5 5-phospho-ribosyl-1(alpha)-pyrophosphate synthetase, which translates to MRDIVVLGGSSHPLLTKAICRNLTIEPGKLDSHKFANGETSIIVKDSVREKDVFIVQSGCGHVNDTFIELLITIAACKTASAKRVTAVLPLFPYSRQPDVPFMPNSTGAPSVSTTKETYTFESAPSTPKPLSKDRNKGYFQTSEGTVNASNKENSRVDTLKQPQQAKYTPKSVITNSAATHFLPQIDAQGKTESGYKQWISPNGTLIANLLTTAGADRVITMDLHDPQFQGFFNIPVDNLHSRPIMKRYIIDYIPNYRECVIVSPDSGGAKRATAIADSIGCTFALIHKERRAKLPKGPPSTSSSMGTSLSTSQQHTQNNAPQSPYHQSTPKMVATTMLVGDVKDKVCVLIDDLVDTSYTITRAAKLLKDEGAKYVYALVTHGIFSGDAINRISMSQIDKVVTTNSVPQSENVAILKDKIEVLDVSRIFAEAIRRINNGESVSMLFDYGW; encoded by the coding sequence ATGAGAGATATTGTGGTCCTTGGAGGATCTTCACATCCTCTACTCACAAAAGCAATATGCCGCAACTTGACAATTGAACCGGGCAAACTTGACTCACATAAATTCGCCAATGGAGAAACATCGATCATTGTGAAAGATAGTGTTCGTGAAAAAGATGTCTTTATTGTTCAAAGTGGATGCGGCCATGTCAATGATACCTTCATAGAATTGCTTATTACGATTGCTGCTTGTAAAACTGCAAGTGCCAAGAGAGTTACGGCAGTGTTACCTTTGTTCCCATACTCACGACAACCTGATGTTCCCTTTATGCCCAATAGCACGGGGGCCCCTAGCGTTTCAACGACGAAGGAAACATACACTTTTGAAAGTGCTCCAAGCACTCCAAAGCCATTATCGAAGGATCGCAACAAAGGGTACTTTCAAACTAGTGAGGGAACCGTCAATGCTCTGAACAAGGAGAATTCTAGAGTGGACACATTGAAGCAGCCACAGCAAGCGAAATACACCCCCAAATCAGTGATCACTAATTCTGCAGCGACACATTTCTTGCCTCAGATTGACGCTCAAGGAAAGACGGAAAGTGGATACAAACAATGGATCTCACCTAATGGAACATTAATTGCAAATTTACTAACCACAGCGGGCGCAGATAGAGTCATTACAATGGACTTGCACGATCCACAATTTCAAGGGTTTTTCAATATACCAGTAGATAACTTACATTCAAGACCAATAATGAAACGTTACATCATCGATTATATACCCAATTATCGAGAATGTGTGATTGTGAGTCCAGACTCAGGTGGTGCCAAGCGTGCTACTGCAATCGCTGATTCTATTGGATGCACGTTTGCTCTTATCCACAAGGAAAGGAGAGCCAAATTACCCAAAGGACCACCACTgacttcttcatcaatgggCACAAGTCTTTCCACTTCACAACAACATACACAAAATAACGCTCCTCAATCTCCTTATCATCAAAGTACCCCCAAGATGGTTGCTACTACCATGTTGGTTGGTGATGTTAAGGATAAAGTTTgtgttttgattgatgatttggtgGATACTTCATATACAATCACAAGAGCAGCAAAGTTGCTTAAGGATGAAGGGGCCAAATACGTTTACGCTTTAGTCACGCACGGAATATTTAGCGGAGATGCTATCAACAGAATTAGCATGAGTCAAATAGACAAGGTTGTCACTACAAACTCAGTTCCTCAGAGTGAAAACGTTGCAATTTTAAAAGACAAAATCGAAGTGTTGGATGTGAGTAGAATATTTGCAGAGGCGATTAGACGAATCAATAATGGAGAGAGTGTGAGTATGTTGTTTGATTACGGTTGGTGA
- a CDS encoding Pmt4 protein mannosyltransferase (PMT) (required for normal cell wall composition and full virulence in mouse systemic infection) translates to MSQSVKKRTGTGKKTQQVSDTVIDIPVGDNNYNVKRNKRAVKEVDAFTSVDGEPEYKYWIALSLVTALAFYVRFTKLGTPDKVVFDEVHFGKFASYYLERTYFFDLHPPFAKLLIAFVGWLIGYNGRFKFDAIGDSYIENNVPYIAYRSLSAIQGTAVVPIMFLTMKTLGFSVAACLFSGIIVCFDNAQVVDSRLILLDATLILSVALTMFSYCKFSTFRREPFSEKWWTWLLATGVSLSCVISTKYVGVFTYFTIGIAVIHELWILLDYKKGLTLQQFSKHFFARLWALIIIPFIIYLTWFYIHFAILTKSGPGDTFMSAEFQETLQESPLAKHSKQVHYGDQITIKHKETGSFLHSHDHVYPLRYEDGRISSNKQQVTCVDVDNAAADPNNQWEIVPVAAQDDGTKGKDVYTNDVVRFKHVGTGGFLLTHDVASPLKATNEEFIVVFDDLAEKRYNETLFRLKLDVPGSSPKKQNQRKKIKTLATPLRVLHMDTVVAMWTHDDELLPEWGFNQQEVSGNKNIKSKENVWTFDLITNLEESDPRSKYVPKKIKSIPFLKKWWELQGLMFHHNNQLSSTHPFASQPDSWPLALSGVSFFNDNETKKQIFFVGNVIGFWLEVCFLSIYVGIILADQITLRRNYNLLSKKARSRLYNTLGFLFIGWCAHYFPFYLMNRQKFLHHYLPAHLIAALFSGGLVEFICSNNSAEAVNVSQKRKKIKMTFLVGAASIGIIWFFFYFRPITYGDVSLNPAEVRARQWLDIKLHYAK, encoded by the coding sequence ATGTCCCAATCGGTGAAGAAAAGGACAGGTACTGGTAAGAAGACCCAACAGGTCTCTGATACCGTAATTGATATCCCAGTTGGTGATAACAACTATAACGTAAAAAGGAACAAAAGGGCAGttaaagaagttgatgcaTTCACTTCTGTTGACGGTGAACCTGAGTACAAATATTGGATTGCATTGTCCCTTGTCACTGCCCTTGCATTCTATGTTAGGTTTACAAAATTGGGAACTCCTGATAAAGTTGTTTTTGATGAGGTTcactttggaaaatttgCTTCGTATTACTTGGAACGCACGTACTTTTTTGATCTTCACCCACCTTTTGCCAAGTTGTTGATAGCATTCGTTGGATGGTTAATTGGTTACAATGGTCgtttcaagtttgatgCCATTGGAGATTCTtacattgaaaataatgtCCCTTACATTGCATATAGGAGTTTGCTGGCCATTCAAGGAACAGCCGTTGTGCCAATCATGTTTTTGACCATGAAAACATTGGGATTCAGTGTAGCCGCTTGCTTGTTCTCTGGTATAATTGTTTGTTTCGATAACGCTCAAGTGGTGGATAGCagattgattttattggATGCAACCTTAATTTTAAGTGTTGCGTTGACAATGTTTAGTTATTGTAAATTTTCCACATTTAGAAGAGAGCCATTTAGTGAAAAATGGTGGACTTGGCTTTTAGCAACAGGAGTATCATTGTCTTGCGTTATTTCAACCAAGTATGTGGGAGTTTTCACATACTTTACCATTGGAATTGCAGTCATTCATGAATTATGGATCTTGTTGGACTATAAGAAAGGGTTGACTTTGCAACAATTCAGCAAACATTTTTTCGCTAGATTATGGGCATTGATCATTATACCATTCATAATTTACTTGACTTGGTTCTACATCCACTTTGCTATATTGACAAAATCAGGTCCTGGAGATACCTTCATGTCTGCCGAATTCCAAGAGACATTACAGGAATCTCCATTAGCAAAACATTCCAAACAGGTACATTATGGCGATCAAATAACCATTAAACACAAGGAAACAGGGTCATTTTTACACTCACATGATCATGTGTATCCTTTACGTTACGAAGATGGAAGAATCTCCTCAAATAAGCAACAGGTCACTtgtgttgatgttgataatgCTGCCGCGGATCCAAATAACCAATGGGAAATTGTCCCTGTAGCTGCACAAGATGACGGAACAAAGGGAAAAGATGTTTATACTAATGATGTTGTTCGATTCAAGCATGTGGGAACCGGTGGCTTTCTTTTGACTCATGATGTCGCTTCTCCATTGAAAGCAACAAACGAGGAGTTCATCgttgtttttgatgatcTTGCTGAAAAAAGATATAATGAGACATTGTTTAGATTGAAGTTGGACGTGCCAGGATCATCACCcaagaaacaaaaccaaagaaagaaaatcaaGACGTTGGCAACTCCATTGAGAGTTTTGCACATGGATACAGTTGTTGCTATGTGGACGCACGATGACGAATTATTGCCTGAATGGGGgttcaatcaacaagaagTAAGTGGAAATAAAAATATCAAGAGCAAAGAAAATGTTTGgacatttgatttgattacaaACTTGGAGGAATCTGATCCTAGAAGTAAGTATGTaccaaaaaaaatcaaatcaattccatttttgaagaaatggTGGGAATTGCAAGGTTTGATGTTCCATcacaacaatcaacttAGTTCAACTCATCCATTTGCGTCTCAGCCGGATTCATGGCCCCTTGCATTGAGTGGAGTTTCCTTCTTTAATGATAATGAAACCAAAAAGCAAATCTTCTTTGTAGGAAATGTAATCGGTTTTTGGTTGGAAGTTTGCTTCTTGTCAATCTATGTTGGTATAATTTTAGCCGATCAAATCACCCTTAGAAGAAACTATAATTTGTTGAGCAAAAAGGCCAGATCAAGGTTGTACAACACATTGGGGTTCTTGTTTATTGGTTGGTGTGCCCATTACTTTCCattttatttgatgaacCGTCAAAAGTTTTTGCACCATTATTTACCTGCTCATCTAATAGCAGCCTTATTTTCCGGGGGATTGGTCGAATTCATCTGTTCAAACAATTCAGCAGAGGCAGTGAATGTTAGTCAAAAACGGAAGAAAATCAAGATGACATTCTTAGTTGGTGCCGCATCCATTGGTATTATttggttcttcttctaCTTCAGACCAATAACCTACGGAGATGTTTCTTTGAATCCGGCTGAGGTGAGGGCAAGACAATGGTTAGACATCAAATTGCACTACGCAAagtaa